A window from Rhizosphaericola mali encodes these proteins:
- a CDS encoding alpha-2-macroglobulin family protein: protein MKKHNINQNRIIFSFILSLIFTSHAIMAQSFNYKTAWNKVEINQQNGQFKSLKTDIQTVYNQAKKDNNTQQKIKSILYLSQISWQTSEDDVSENKDNTYETFHFFENEIKTASPLEKAILQNYLAQMYQQYGASVYYKNGNIQQSHTKKLEDFKTWTYADFKEVSDSLFKASISNTQLLYSQKTKDYNILLENNEGNQLSPTIYDILANNYYNNLNDTWNIPTSLKAKFSQQADSILNSLIQIHSNEENKSLFLYYSLIKINRADKNNAEDKIRQLISQYPNDPYTAELYYTLATQILNKKNKLEAHKVVEDGIAKTTKGIYQNNLINLKNEIEKQVVTISTNVLVHPNDNIPVKISHQNIADFNILIYNVTPNLDAIQSKKVKFDNNILYTERETLSKTIHVNLNKFNDYAMHSTIYKIDGLPEGTYKITTDFEKNKDEYSIVRVGTKAITETNINKEKYFQLIDANNGKLVKNEKITILGDTTSKKKYPFTLSTKEIKTIDQNGNLKINYEKNSHDFIINYGNEFIKIPYSYDYSHYNESENNPVSYTAKIFTDRAIYRPGQKIYFKAIAIKSDTFTNSVIANTSLVVTLLDVNQKEIQKQQLTTNEFGSIFGEFILPSSGLTGSFSIHISDDNKNKIQGSSYVRVEEYKRPKFEIVFDSLKNAYTLDKEVLITGKSTSYAGAPISNAKVTYSVTRREVYIWRRFGWFDYYPNRNGNETIANGDTSTNETGKFTIPFIAKTDAENKNTDKRSFIYTIHVDIMDQNGETHSQTQSVTIGDLPYKLQLSIPESLEAKNLNSIKISSQNLNGLPYQTNGLIKITQLKQPERIILPHSNTNVSYQLYDYNQYVNYFPHISYGKEDENPAYYKKGNIVYNNTFNTEKSDSISIEKQLPKGCYLVEASSIHQNDTITDFAIIQLTDENHKSGDYNYFTTKLDKEIYKIGDIAHISIQTDIKEKAQIQFLLGNGSDTQPQTLPFQNGNIEVTHTITKQDLLKGIYFKSVFIKWNDYANSQILIPIETNVLPPLSIQTKTFRDKIEPGKPEKWTIHISGNDKDKFTAEILAGMYDASLDQFASNNFDYSISNNYPILPNGYYNSWNKPFFSGIDNINAITDFSISSDDKILDKSASFFIPSLNWYGFYASEYRRRPLYDRLPNATPGASTNVVLRGMSSMSSKSELNDVVVVGYGTTRTNKKTVSAAVSSIGNLESVDVKKAQQKDNSDTYVAPRTNLQETAFFYPNLLTDKNGDVQLEFTSPEALTKWKLLVFAHNKQMQTGSNTFYTQTQKDLMVVPNLPRFLREKDKMVISTKINNLSAKNLSGKVQLIITDAYTGEILDKYFQNEHNEQAFTANAQQNTLVNWTISIPENHSAVTFKILAKAGNYSDGEENMLPILTNRTMVTETQPISIREGQSKEWNIPNFSVPDANSSKTNFSLSVEMFTNPIWTAVFSLPYLREYPYECSEQLFSRYYASVLSNYIVEKNPTIKRVFDEWNSKGLTTSNLEKNAEIKSILLEESPWILDGQSETEQMRRIALLFDMNKMSNEIQQAFEKLKNRQKTSGGFAWYGDGNEDEYITEYIVQGFGKLKNILGDDYKKYASDNIDQIIKNAIQYIDNYQEEEIKKEQKQKKQCPIQFMNYYYVRSFWTKEFPLNKTADNYLSKTLKSLSKEALQFDLKRKALAALVLERYNQHGQAEKLVRNLKETSVDSDEQGMYWKNNLAGWYWYESPIENQTSNIEAFSEITPQDTASIEAMKVWLMKNKQTNSWSTTKATTEAIYALLHFGKSWMNSENGLTIKLGNQDIYPNKNQSNTSATGYFKQTWSSNQITSDMQKIEVKKTSAGGAYGGVYYQYFEDLNKVKSNGYDIKMEKKLFIKRNTKTGVQLFEISPSTPIKVGDLVTIRIIVRTDRDMQYIHLKDMRAAGFEPVNVLSNYKWQNGAGYYESTRDAATNFFFSYLPKGTYTFDYDVRANNAGVFSNGITTIQNMYAPEMSAHSEGIDVTIQ from the coding sequence ATGAAAAAACATAACATCAACCAGAACAGGATAATATTTAGTTTTATACTTAGTCTTATATTCACATCACATGCAATTATGGCTCAAAGTTTTAATTATAAAACAGCTTGGAATAAAGTAGAAATCAACCAGCAAAATGGACAATTCAAATCTTTAAAAACAGATATCCAAACTGTATATAACCAAGCGAAAAAAGATAATAATACACAGCAAAAAATCAAATCAATTTTGTATTTATCTCAGATAAGTTGGCAAACAAGCGAAGATGATGTGAGTGAAAATAAAGATAATACTTACGAAACTTTTCATTTTTTCGAAAATGAAATAAAGACAGCAAGTCCATTAGAGAAAGCTATTTTACAAAATTATTTGGCACAGATGTATCAACAATATGGAGCGTCTGTATATTATAAAAATGGAAATATTCAACAATCACATACTAAGAAATTAGAAGATTTTAAAACTTGGACATATGCCGATTTTAAAGAAGTGAGTGATTCTTTATTTAAAGCAAGTATTAGCAATACTCAGTTATTATATAGTCAAAAAACAAAAGATTACAATATTTTATTGGAAAATAACGAAGGAAACCAACTTAGTCCAACGATATATGATATCCTTGCCAATAATTATTATAACAATTTAAATGACACATGGAATATTCCAACATCTCTAAAGGCAAAGTTTAGCCAACAAGCAGATTCTATCCTTAATAGTTTGATTCAGATACATAGTAATGAAGAAAATAAATCTTTATTTTTATATTATAGTCTTATTAAAATAAATAGAGCAGATAAAAATAATGCAGAGGACAAAATTCGTCAATTAATTTCTCAATATCCGAATGATCCTTACACGGCAGAGCTATATTATACTTTGGCGACACAAATATTAAATAAAAAAAATAAACTAGAAGCACACAAAGTTGTAGAAGATGGAATTGCGAAAACTACAAAAGGAATTTATCAAAACAATTTAATTAATTTAAAAAATGAAATTGAAAAGCAAGTAGTGACTATATCCACAAATGTATTAGTTCATCCAAACGATAATATTCCCGTAAAAATTTCTCACCAAAATATTGCGGATTTTAATATTTTGATCTATAATGTTACGCCTAATCTAGACGCTATACAAAGCAAAAAAGTAAAGTTTGACAACAACATTTTATATACTGAGAGAGAGACCCTAAGCAAGACGATTCATGTGAATTTAAATAAATTCAATGATTATGCCATGCATTCAACGATATATAAAATTGACGGTTTGCCAGAAGGAACATATAAAATAACAACCGATTTTGAAAAAAATAAAGACGAGTATTCTATAGTTAGAGTGGGAACAAAAGCGATTACCGAAACCAATATTAATAAGGAAAAATATTTCCAATTAATAGATGCAAATAATGGCAAACTTGTAAAAAATGAAAAAATAACCATTCTCGGAGATACCACTTCTAAGAAGAAATATCCTTTTACCCTGTCTACAAAAGAGATTAAAACAATTGACCAAAATGGAAATCTAAAAATAAATTACGAAAAAAATAGTCATGATTTTATTATAAATTATGGAAATGAATTTATAAAAATTCCTTATTCTTATGATTATAGTCACTATAATGAATCTGAAAATAATCCAGTTTCCTATACTGCAAAAATATTTACAGATCGTGCGATTTACCGACCAGGTCAAAAAATTTATTTTAAAGCAATCGCAATCAAATCTGATACATTTACAAATTCTGTAATTGCTAATACTTCATTAGTTGTGACCTTACTTGATGTAAACCAAAAAGAAATACAAAAACAGCAACTCACTACAAACGAATTTGGAAGTATTTTCGGTGAATTCATCTTGCCCAGTAGTGGACTTACTGGATCATTCTCCATTCATATTAGTGATGATAATAAAAACAAAATCCAAGGTTCGAGTTATGTTAGAGTCGAAGAATATAAGCGTCCAAAATTCGAAATTGTATTTGATTCTTTAAAAAATGCCTATACACTTGATAAAGAAGTGCTCATAACTGGCAAGTCAACATCCTATGCTGGCGCGCCAATTTCCAATGCTAAAGTGACCTATAGTGTAACTAGAAGAGAAGTGTATATTTGGCGTCGATTTGGTTGGTTTGATTATTATCCAAACAGAAATGGAAATGAAACTATTGCCAACGGCGACACGTCTACTAATGAAACAGGCAAATTTACCATTCCATTTATTGCAAAGACCGATGCTGAAAATAAAAATACGGACAAAAGAAGTTTTATTTACACCATACATGTTGACATCATGGATCAAAATGGAGAAACGCATAGTCAAACTCAATCGGTAACTATTGGCGATCTTCCTTACAAGCTCCAACTATCCATTCCTGAAAGTTTGGAAGCAAAAAATCTGAATAGTATTAAAATTTCTTCGCAGAATCTCAATGGTTTGCCATATCAGACAAACGGTCTTATCAAGATAACGCAACTCAAACAACCAGAAAGAATCATTCTACCCCATAGTAATACAAACGTCTCATACCAATTGTACGACTATAATCAATATGTAAATTATTTCCCTCATATTTCCTATGGAAAAGAAGATGAAAATCCAGCATACTATAAAAAAGGAAATATAGTTTATAATAATACATTCAATACTGAAAAATCAGACTCCATTTCTATAGAAAAGCAATTACCAAAGGGGTGCTATTTAGTAGAAGCTAGTTCCATACATCAAAATGATACGATCACAGACTTTGCGATTATCCAACTCACAGATGAAAATCATAAAAGCGGCGACTATAATTATTTCACCACTAAGCTCGATAAGGAAATATACAAAATCGGAGATATTGCACATATTTCTATCCAAACAGATATTAAAGAAAAGGCACAAATTCAATTTCTATTAGGGAATGGTAGCGACACGCAACCACAAACTTTGCCTTTTCAAAATGGCAACATAGAAGTAACTCATACGATCACTAAACAAGATTTATTAAAAGGCATTTACTTCAAATCCGTATTTATTAAATGGAATGATTATGCAAATTCGCAAATATTGATTCCTATTGAGACAAATGTATTACCACCATTAAGTATACAAACAAAAACGTTCCGCGATAAGATAGAACCTGGAAAGCCAGAAAAATGGACAATTCATATTTCTGGAAATGATAAGGACAAATTCACCGCCGAGATTTTAGCAGGTATGTACGACGCTTCTTTAGATCAATTTGCCTCAAATAATTTTGATTATTCTATTAGCAATAACTATCCGATTTTGCCAAATGGTTATTATAATAGTTGGAATAAACCATTTTTTAGTGGTATTGATAATATCAATGCAATTACCGATTTTTCTATCTCCAGCGATGACAAAATTTTGGATAAATCAGCTAGCTTTTTTATTCCAAGTTTGAATTGGTATGGATTTTATGCATCAGAATATAGAAGACGACCCCTATATGATCGTCTTCCTAATGCGACGCCCGGAGCTTCTACTAACGTCGTACTGAGAGGCATGTCTTCAATGTCATCTAAGAGTGAATTGAACGATGTTGTTGTAGTAGGTTATGGTACCACTAGAACAAACAAGAAAACAGTTTCTGCTGCGGTATCAAGTATTGGAAACTTAGAATCCGTTGATGTTAAAAAAGCACAACAGAAAGACAATTCAGATACTTATGTAGCACCACGCACCAATCTTCAAGAAACAGCGTTCTTCTATCCCAATCTTTTAACGGATAAAAATGGAGATGTACAACTAGAATTTACTAGTCCAGAAGCATTAACAAAATGGAAACTATTAGTATTTGCGCATAATAAACAAATGCAAACCGGAAGTAATACTTTCTATACACAGACACAGAAAGATTTGATGGTCGTACCTAATCTACCACGTTTTTTACGTGAAAAAGACAAAATGGTTATCAGTACAAAAATTAATAATTTGTCTGCTAAAAATCTTTCAGGAAAGGTTCAATTGATCATTACCGACGCATATACAGGAGAAATTTTGGATAAATATTTCCAAAATGAGCATAATGAACAAGCCTTTACCGCAAATGCACAACAAAATACGCTTGTCAATTGGACGATTTCTATTCCAGAAAATCATAGTGCTGTCACATTTAAAATCCTCGCAAAAGCAGGAAATTATAGTGATGGAGAGGAAAATATGTTGCCAATTTTGACAAATAGAACCATGGTTACAGAAACGCAACCTATTAGCATAAGAGAAGGTCAATCAAAAGAATGGAATATTCCTAATTTTTCTGTACCTGATGCGAATAGTTCGAAAACCAACTTTTCCTTAAGCGTAGAAATGTTTACCAATCCGATTTGGACCGCGGTATTCTCCCTACCTTATTTGAGAGAATATCCTTATGAATGTTCCGAACAATTATTTAGCAGATATTACGCAAGCGTATTATCCAACTATATCGTAGAGAAAAATCCAACTATAAAAAGAGTATTTGACGAATGGAATAGTAAAGGCTTGACTACATCCAATTTAGAAAAAAATGCAGAGATCAAAAGTATTTTGTTAGAAGAATCTCCTTGGATTTTGGATGGACAAAGCGAAACAGAACAAATGCGTCGCATCGCTTTATTATTTGATATGAATAAAATGTCTAATGAAATACAACAGGCATTTGAAAAACTAAAAAATCGCCAAAAAACAAGTGGCGGATTCGCATGGTATGGTGATGGTAATGAAGATGAATATATTACTGAATATATTGTTCAAGGTTTCGGTAAATTGAAAAATATATTGGGTGACGACTATAAAAAATATGCATCAGATAACATCGATCAAATCATCAAAAATGCTATTCAGTATATCGACAATTACCAAGAAGAGGAAATAAAAAAAGAGCAAAAACAAAAAAAACAATGCCCGATTCAATTTATGAATTACTATTATGTACGTAGTTTTTGGACGAAAGAATTTCCACTTAATAAAACAGCGGATAATTATTTGAGTAAAACTTTAAAATCTTTATCCAAAGAAGCTTTGCAATTTGATTTAAAAAGAAAAGCCTTAGCCGCGCTTGTATTGGAACGCTATAACCAACATGGTCAAGCAGAGAAATTAGTACGTAATTTGAAAGAAACATCCGTTGATAGTGATGAGCAAGGCATGTATTGGAAAAATAATCTTGCAGGTTGGTATTGGTATGAAAGTCCGATTGAAAATCAAACAAGTAATATCGAAGCGTTCTCTGAAATCACACCACAAGACACTGCAAGCATAGAAGCAATGAAAGTGTGGTTAATGAAAAATAAACAAACAAATAGTTGGTCTACTACAAAAGCAACAACAGAAGCAATATATGCACTTTTACATTTTGGTAAATCTTGGATGAATAGTGAAAATGGATTGACCATAAAATTGGGAAACCAAGACATTTATCCAAATAAAAATCAATCTAACACTAGCGCTACTGGTTATTTCAAACAAACTTGGTCTAGTAATCAAATCACCTCTGACATGCAAAAAATAGAGGTCAAAAAAACAAGTGCAGGGGGTGCCTATGGTGGCGTTTATTATCAATACTTTGAAGATCTAAATAAAGTAAAATCCAATGGTTACGATATCAAAATGGAGAAAAAATTATTTATAAAAAGAAATACGAAAACGGGTGTCCAATTATTCGAAATATCTCCATCTACTCCTATCAAAGTAGGAGATTTAGTAACCATTCGTATCATAGTACGAACAGATCGCGATATGCAATATATCCATTTAAAAGATATGCGTGCTGCAGGTTTTGAACCAGTGAATGTGTTATCCAACTATAAATGGCAAAATGGTGCCGGTTACTATGAAAGTACTAGAGATGCAGCAACCAACTTTTTCTTTAGCTATCTTCCAAAGGGCACATACACATTTGACTATGATGTAAGAGCGAATAATGCGGGTGTATTTTCCAATGGTATTACAACAATACAAAATATGTATGCACCAGAAATGTCTGCGCACAGTGAGGGTATTGATGTAACGATTCAATAG
- a CDS encoding acyl-CoA reductase codes for MNLQQRIEILVQLGKYIQGNDEAWEAVKHRAFVRNEWFTIENTNKAVENIARYFLQKDLLEAWTKENNVPEICANPKIVGLVAAGNIPLVVFHDFLSIFISGHKQRIKLSSKDDVLLPFLIQKMTEWNPEVAEFVEISEMLKNCEAYIATGSNNSGRYFDYYFGKFPNIIRRNRTSIAILDGSETEEELLALTSDIHDYFGLGCRNVTKIYTPKEYDFVPLVNALKSYEQLLDNVKYKNNFDYQLAILLLNKKFYMNGGALLLEENPTLFAPLSVVHYEFYENEQSLLDELSTNEDVQIIVGHAGKAFGISQKPSLSDYADGVNTLAFLNAL; via the coding sequence ATGAATCTTCAACAAAGAATTGAGATACTTGTACAATTAGGAAAATATATTCAGGGAAATGATGAGGCGTGGGAAGCAGTAAAACATCGCGCTTTTGTCAGAAATGAATGGTTTACCATCGAAAATACCAATAAAGCAGTTGAAAATATTGCGCGATACTTTTTGCAAAAAGACTTATTGGAAGCTTGGACAAAAGAAAATAATGTTCCGGAAATCTGTGCAAATCCGAAAATTGTAGGATTGGTAGCTGCCGGAAATATTCCATTGGTGGTTTTCCATGATTTCCTTTCCATCTTCATCAGTGGACACAAACAAAGGATTAAATTATCTTCCAAAGACGATGTGCTTTTACCATTTTTGATCCAAAAAATGACCGAATGGAATCCAGAAGTCGCTGAATTTGTGGAAATATCAGAAATGTTGAAAAATTGCGAAGCTTATATTGCTACAGGTAGTAACAACAGTGGACGTTATTTTGATTATTATTTTGGCAAATTTCCCAATATCATTCGCAGAAATCGTACTTCCATAGCTATTTTGGATGGATCCGAGACCGAAGAAGAATTGTTAGCTTTAACTTCGGATATACACGATTATTTTGGTTTGGGTTGTCGCAATGTGACCAAAATATACACACCAAAAGAATATGATTTCGTACCGTTGGTCAATGCATTGAAATCCTACGAACAGCTTTTGGATAATGTGAAATACAAAAACAATTTTGATTACCAATTGGCAATATTGCTTTTGAATAAGAAATTTTATATGAATGGAGGAGCGCTTTTATTAGAGGAAAATCCAACACTATTTGCGCCGCTTAGTGTCGTTCATTATGAATTTTATGAAAATGAGCAATCGCTTTTGGATGAATTGTCAACAAATGAAGACGTGCAAATTATCGTAGGTCATGCAGGAAAAGCATTTGGAATTTCCCAAAAACCAAGTTTATCTGATTATGCAGATGGCGTGAATACTTTGGCGTTTTTGAATGCATTGTAA
- a CDS encoding Do family serine endopeptidase, which yields MNTNFKNICLIIGVSAVTTVSSVWGYGKWHESQYAGMQDTSSVPFNYASFKEGNGVAPGQIDFTAAATAATPAVVHIKVKIKSKATQRSQSDPFGDLFGDPFGGLFGSPQAQTPRDQKASGSGVLISKDGYIVTNNHVVDGATEIKVTLANKKSYTAKLVGKDANSDLAVLKIDGGSNFPYIVYGNSDDVRLGQWVLAIGYPLNLDVTVTAGIVSAKSRSIGLTKGQAPVDSYIQTDAAVNPGNSGGALVNTEGQLIGINAAIASPTGSYAGYSYAIPVNIVKKTINDLIKYGAVQRGYLGITYSPMQDDDDLKKELGIKGDVDGVYVSDVQADGAAKSAGIQKGDIITKLDGEVISGPSDLTAYIAGHKPGDKISTTYLRGGKTNTTSVTLKSSAGTLAATSKSSIDKLGGDFTTLDEATARKNNVRGGVVVSKLGNGALSNTRMQEGFVILSVNDQTVLKVDDLKKIINAASGTVTIRGFYPGDEHLYGYTIDLSGDNSNNSNSNNGTTEDDD from the coding sequence ATGAATACAAACTTTAAAAACATTTGCTTGATTATTGGAGTCAGTGCTGTGACTACTGTATCAAGTGTTTGGGGTTATGGTAAATGGCATGAAAGCCAATATGCTGGCATGCAAGATACAAGCTCCGTACCATTTAACTATGCAAGTTTCAAAGAGGGAAATGGTGTCGCTCCAGGACAAATAGATTTTACTGCAGCAGCAACTGCTGCTACTCCCGCAGTAGTACATATTAAAGTAAAAATTAAATCAAAAGCTACCCAAAGAAGTCAAAGTGATCCATTCGGAGATTTATTCGGAGATCCATTTGGAGGTTTGTTTGGCAGTCCACAAGCGCAAACTCCAAGAGATCAAAAGGCGAGTGGTAGTGGTGTTTTGATTAGTAAAGATGGTTATATCGTTACTAATAATCACGTGGTTGATGGTGCTACGGAAATCAAAGTTACGCTTGCAAATAAAAAATCTTATACTGCAAAATTGGTCGGTAAAGATGCAAATAGTGACTTAGCCGTTTTGAAAATTGATGGTGGTAGCAATTTCCCCTATATCGTTTATGGCAATAGTGATGATGTAAGATTGGGACAATGGGTATTAGCAATTGGTTATCCTTTGAATTTGGATGTAACTGTAACTGCTGGTATCGTAAGTGCGAAATCTCGTTCTATTGGTTTGACTAAGGGACAAGCTCCTGTAGATAGTTATATCCAAACAGATGCCGCTGTAAATCCTGGTAATAGTGGTGGTGCATTGGTAAATACGGAAGGTCAATTGATCGGTATTAATGCTGCGATCGCATCTCCAACAGGCTCTTATGCGGGTTATTCTTATGCTATTCCTGTAAATATTGTAAAGAAAACGATCAACGATTTGATCAAATATGGTGCTGTGCAAAGAGGATATTTAGGTATCACTTATAGTCCAATGCAAGATGATGATGATTTGAAAAAAGAATTGGGTATCAAAGGTGACGTAGATGGCGTTTACGTGAGTGACGTTCAAGCAGACGGTGCAGCAAAATCTGCTGGTATTCAAAAAGGTGATATTATTACCAAATTAGATGGAGAAGTTATTAGTGGACCTTCTGACTTGACGGCTTATATCGCTGGTCACAAACCAGGTGATAAAATCAGTACAACCTACTTGAGAGGTGGTAAGACAAATACAACTTCCGTTACGTTGAAGAGTAGTGCAGGTACTTTAGCTGCGACATCCAAATCTTCTATAGACAAATTGGGTGGAGATTTCACTACGTTGGATGAAGCAACAGCTCGCAAAAATAATGTTAGAGGTGGGGTCGTCGTATCTAAATTGGGTAATGGTGCGTTGAGTAATACGAGAATGCAAGAAGGTTTCGTAATACTTTCTGTAAATGATCAAACTGTATTGAAAGTAGATGATTTGAAAAAAATAATCAATGCTGCTAGTGGTACAGTGACTATTAGAGGTTTCTATCCTGGTGATGAACATTTGTATGGTTATACAATTGATCTTTCTGGTGATAATTCTAATAATTCCAATAGCAACAATGGTACTACAGAAGATGATGATTAA